The Streptomyces sp. NBC_01353 genome contains a region encoding:
- a CDS encoding VOC family protein, with protein sequence MFGQTKAFSGFSVDDLGKARQFYGETLGLPVEESGEGDMRMLTIKLGSGANVFVYPKDNHTPASFTILNFPVDDIEVAVDELTKRGVSLERYAEFEHDAKGVVRGPEGPAAIAWFTDPAGNVLSVIQE encoded by the coding sequence ATGTTCGGACAGACGAAGGCGTTCAGCGGCTTCTCGGTCGACGATCTCGGCAAGGCTCGCCAGTTCTACGGCGAGACCCTCGGCCTCCCGGTCGAGGAGAGCGGGGAGGGCGACATGCGGATGCTGACCATCAAGCTGGGGAGCGGCGCGAACGTCTTCGTCTACCCCAAGGACAACCACACGCCCGCGTCCTTCACGATCCTGAACTTCCCCGTGGACGACATCGAGGTGGCCGTCGACGAGCTGACGAAGCGGGGCGTGAGCCTGGAGCGCTACGCGGAGTTCGAGCACGACGCCAAGGGCGTCGTCAGGGGCCCCGAGGGTCCGGCCGCGATCGCCTGGTTCACCGACCCGGCGGGCAACGTCCTCTCGGTCATCCAGGAGTAG
- a CDS encoding STAS domain-containing protein produces the protein MSTASTAPILTETHRPPIRDQGADTAPGGIVVHSCTHVGAATLLVRLTGELDHYSAAPLRAILASAAADGCTDLILDASRVTFCDSGLLAVLDQWSRLGRRYRIDAPPAVVLRLLRVAAGTLSAPPPGGRNAGRS, from the coding sequence GTGAGTACCGCGAGCACCGCACCGATACTGACCGAGACGCACCGGCCCCCCATCCGTGACCAGGGTGCGGACACCGCGCCCGGCGGCATAGTCGTCCACTCCTGCACCCACGTCGGTGCCGCGACCCTGCTGGTCCGGCTGACCGGAGAGCTCGACCACTACAGCGCCGCACCGCTGAGGGCGATACTCGCCTCCGCCGCCGCGGACGGCTGTACGGATCTGATCCTGGACGCCTCGCGGGTCACCTTCTGCGACTCCGGGCTCCTCGCCGTCCTGGACCAGTGGTCCCGGCTGGGCCGCCGCTACCGCATCGACGCGCCCCCGGCCGTCGTCCTCAGGCTGCTGCGGGTCGCCGCGGGCACCCTGTCGGCCCCGCCGCCCGGCGGAAGGAACGCCGGGAGGTCATGA
- a CDS encoding carbohydrate binding domain-containing protein, which yields MRRTPFRRFGRAPAAAAAAACLLGLLSATPPADPATVSTTPAAAAENTATVFYYTKTKNWSAHNLHYAPDGGAWTTVPGVAMEAACTDWVKKTVALGSAEGLQATFNNGTGTWDNNGGQNYDLGTGTITVKDGVVAHSDPCADDPGEPEPGNQATVYYSTAALGWTTANLHYAPVGGAWTTVPGIGMEAACTGWWKRTVDLGAATAMSAVFNNGNGVWDNNNGANYALSAGTTTVKDKAVTGNAANPCAAEVPDTEAPSVPAGVEASADGTSVVLAWEPATDNKGVTGYQVTRTGGTRGTTVTDVGSTVLTDADLEENTAYTYTVRARDAAGNTSAASAPAQATTGTAPPAPDPGRPLGTDPRKDPIYFVLTARFDDGDTSNNRGGSQHTKSGNAANDDPMFRGDFKGLVNKLDYIKGLGFSAVWITPVVLNRSDYDYHGYHGYDFYKVDARLESAGASYQDLINAAHAKGMKIYQDVVYNHSSRWGAKGLFTPKVYGVRDSQWSWHYDEPNSSFEYDGLSVEPKSGKSYYNGDLWSTAEPTGNTCVNWGTPTQYTSPEGYRIYNCQWPNPTSGMFPKSLYHNCWIGNWEGEDSRSCWLHDDLADFNTESAPVQNYLIGAYDKYIDMGVDGFRVDTAVHIPRTTWNRRFLPAIQERVTSRFGAEAAKNFFVFGEVAAFVNDKWNRGSVNHSAQFYTWKERKEYALDDAAAALEMYDYEQQQGTANQPTSNNAFLNGNSYHAPDHSRFSGMNVIDMRMHMNFGDAQNAFGNGKDSDDSYNDATYNVVYVDSHDYGPNKSSERYAGGTDAWAENMSLMWTFRGIPTLYYGSEIEFQKGKKIDCGPTCPLATTGRAYFGDHLSGDVKASGFSTVESASGAVAQTLAQPLAQHVQRLNQIRRAVPALQMGQYSTEGISGSMAFKRRYTSGTTDSFALVTVTGGADFTGIPNGAYTDAVTGDQRVVTNGTLNVAAPGKGNLRVYVLNGPGRIGAAGPYLK from the coding sequence ATGCGACGCACTCCCTTCCGGCGGTTCGGACGCGCCCCGGCGGCGGCCGCGGCCGCCGCCTGCCTGCTCGGGCTGCTCTCCGCCACGCCCCCGGCCGACCCGGCCACCGTGTCCACGACCCCCGCCGCGGCCGCGGAGAACACGGCGACGGTCTTCTACTACACGAAGACGAAGAACTGGTCGGCCCACAACCTCCACTACGCGCCCGACGGCGGCGCCTGGACCACCGTCCCCGGCGTCGCGATGGAAGCGGCCTGTACGGACTGGGTGAAGAAGACCGTCGCCCTGGGCTCCGCAGAAGGACTCCAGGCCACCTTCAACAACGGCACCGGCACCTGGGACAACAACGGCGGCCAGAACTACGACCTGGGAACCGGCACCATCACGGTGAAGGACGGCGTGGTCGCCCACTCCGACCCGTGCGCCGACGACCCGGGCGAGCCCGAGCCCGGCAACCAGGCCACCGTCTACTACTCCACGGCCGCCCTCGGCTGGACCACCGCCAACCTGCACTACGCCCCGGTCGGCGGAGCCTGGACGACCGTCCCGGGCATCGGCATGGAGGCCGCCTGCACCGGCTGGTGGAAGCGGACCGTGGACCTGGGCGCGGCCACCGCCATGAGCGCCGTCTTCAACAACGGCAACGGCGTCTGGGACAACAACAACGGCGCGAACTACGCGCTGTCCGCCGGCACGACGACCGTCAAGGACAAGGCCGTCACGGGCAACGCCGCCAACCCGTGTGCCGCCGAGGTCCCCGACACCGAGGCACCCAGCGTGCCCGCCGGGGTCGAGGCGAGCGCCGACGGCACCTCCGTCGTCCTCGCCTGGGAACCCGCCACCGACAACAAGGGGGTGACGGGCTATCAGGTGACACGTACCGGCGGCACCCGGGGCACGACGGTCACCGACGTGGGCTCCACGGTCCTCACCGACGCGGATCTGGAGGAGAACACCGCCTACACCTACACGGTCAGGGCCCGCGACGCGGCAGGCAACACCTCCGCCGCCTCCGCGCCCGCCCAGGCGACCACCGGCACGGCGCCCCCGGCCCCCGACCCGGGGCGCCCGCTCGGCACCGACCCGCGCAAGGACCCGATCTACTTCGTCCTGACCGCCCGCTTCGACGACGGCGACACGTCGAACAACCGGGGCGGCAGCCAGCACACGAAGTCCGGGAACGCGGCCAACGACGACCCCATGTTCCGGGGTGACTTCAAGGGTCTGGTGAACAAGCTCGACTACATCAAGGGGCTCGGCTTCTCCGCCGTGTGGATCACCCCCGTGGTGCTCAACCGGTCCGACTACGACTACCACGGGTACCACGGCTACGACTTCTACAAGGTGGACGCCCGGCTGGAGTCGGCCGGCGCCTCGTACCAGGACCTGATCAACGCCGCCCACGCCAAGGGCATGAAGATCTACCAGGACGTCGTCTACAACCACTCCTCCCGCTGGGGCGCCAAGGGCCTGTTCACCCCTAAGGTGTACGGCGTCCGCGACAGCCAGTGGAGCTGGCACTACGACGAGCCCAACTCCTCGTTCGAGTACGACGGACTCTCCGTCGAGCCGAAGTCCGGGAAGTCGTACTACAACGGCGATCTGTGGTCGACGGCCGAGCCGACGGGCAACACGTGCGTCAACTGGGGCACCCCGACCCAGTACACCTCCCCCGAGGGCTACCGGATCTACAACTGCCAGTGGCCGAACCCCACGTCGGGCATGTTCCCGAAGTCGCTCTACCACAACTGCTGGATCGGCAACTGGGAGGGTGAGGACTCCCGTTCCTGCTGGCTGCACGACGATCTCGCCGACTTCAACACCGAGTCCGCGCCCGTGCAGAACTATCTGATCGGCGCCTACGACAAGTACATCGACATGGGGGTCGACGGCTTCCGCGTCGACACCGCCGTCCACATCCCGCGCACCACCTGGAACCGGCGATTCCTGCCCGCCATCCAGGAGCGCGTCACAAGTAGGTTCGGGGCGGAGGCCGCGAAGAACTTCTTCGTCTTCGGCGAGGTCGCGGCCTTCGTCAACGACAAGTGGAACCGCGGTTCGGTCAACCACTCCGCCCAGTTCTACACGTGGAAGGAGCGCAAGGAGTACGCCCTCGACGACGCGGCCGCCGCCCTGGAGATGTACGACTACGAGCAGCAGCAGGGCACGGCGAACCAGCCGACGTCGAACAACGCCTTCCTGAACGGCAACAGCTATCACGCGCCGGACCACAGCAGGTTCTCCGGGATGAACGTCATCGACATGCGGATGCACATGAACTTCGGTGACGCGCAGAACGCGTTCGGCAACGGCAAGGACTCCGACGACAGCTACAACGACGCCACGTACAACGTCGTCTACGTCGACAGCCACGACTACGGTCCCAACAAGAGCAGTGAACGCTACGCCGGCGGCACCGACGCCTGGGCGGAGAACATGTCGCTGATGTGGACCTTCCGCGGCATCCCGACGCTGTACTACGGCTCCGAGATCGAGTTCCAGAAGGGCAAGAAGATCGACTGCGGGCCCACCTGCCCGCTGGCGACCACGGGCCGCGCCTACTTCGGCGACCATCTCTCCGGGGATGTGAAGGCCTCCGGCTTCTCCACCGTCGAGTCGGCGAGCGGCGCGGTCGCCCAGACCCTGGCCCAGCCGCTGGCCCAACACGTCCAGCGGCTCAACCAGATCCGCCGGGCGGTCCCGGCCCTGCAGATGGGTCAGTACTCCACCGAGGGCATCAGCGGCTCGATGGCGTTCAAGCGCCGCTACACCAGCGGCACGACCGACAGCTTCGCGCTGGTCACGGTCACCGGCGGCGCCGACTTCACGGGCATCCCGAACGGCGCCTACACGGACGCCGTCACCGGCGACCAGCGGGTCGTCACCAACGGCACCCTGAACGTCGCGGCTCCGGGGAAGGGCAACCTGCGGGTGTACGTCCTGAACGGGCCCGGTCGGATCGGTGCCGCGGGGCCGTATCTGAAGTAG
- a CDS encoding deoxyribodipyrimidine photo-lyase → MNVSVVLYTSDLRVHDHPPLRAALGQGNEIIPLFVRDPAVDRVGFAAPNRLAFLGDCLTALDAALRDRGGRLVVRSGDPVAEVCAVVREADADEVHLAAGCTAFARRREDRLRRALEADGRRLYVHDGVVTALPAGAVTPAGSDHYAVFTPYFRRWSRERLREPLPAPRTVRVPPGIRSEDFPTRHSVPSVSPGLVRGGEKEGRRRLTAWLGRHADAYETQHDDLAGDATSRLSPHLHFGTVSAAEAVHRARSRGGAGAEAFVRQLCWRDFHHQALAARPGVAVDDYRPRDDEWRRGKEAEADLRAWKEGRTGYPVVDAAMRQLAHEGWMHNRGRLLTASFLTKTLYVDWRAGARHFLDLLVDGDIADNQLNWQWVAGTGTDTRPNRVLNPVTQGKRYDPEGAYVRRWVPELEGLEARAVHEPWKLAGPERARYDYPDPLIGLPEGLARFRRARALD, encoded by the coding sequence ATGAACGTCTCGGTCGTCCTCTACACCTCGGACCTCCGAGTCCACGACCATCCGCCCCTGCGCGCCGCGCTGGGCCAGGGAAACGAGATCATCCCCCTCTTCGTACGGGATCCGGCGGTGGACCGCGTCGGCTTCGCGGCGCCGAACCGGCTCGCCTTCCTCGGCGACTGCCTCACCGCTCTCGACGCCGCGCTGCGCGATCGCGGCGGCCGGCTCGTCGTGCGCTCGGGCGACCCCGTCGCCGAGGTGTGTGCCGTCGTGCGGGAGGCCGATGCCGACGAGGTGCACCTGGCGGCCGGATGCACCGCCTTCGCCCGCCGCCGTGAGGACCGGCTGCGCCGCGCCCTCGAGGCGGACGGGCGGCGCCTGTACGTCCACGACGGTGTCGTCACCGCGCTGCCCGCCGGGGCCGTGACACCGGCCGGGTCGGATCACTACGCCGTCTTCACCCCCTACTTCAGGCGATGGTCGCGCGAGCGGCTCCGTGAACCGCTCCCGGCGCCGCGTACGGTCCGTGTCCCTCCGGGGATCCGCTCCGAGGACTTCCCCACCCGCCATTCCGTTCCGTCCGTGTCACCGGGACTGGTGAGAGGTGGCGAGAAGGAGGGCCGCAGACGGCTCACCGCCTGGCTCGGCCGGCACGCCGACGCGTACGAGACACAGCACGACGACCTCGCCGGTGACGCCACCTCCCGCCTCTCGCCGCACCTCCACTTCGGTACGGTCTCGGCGGCCGAGGCGGTCCACCGGGCCCGGTCCCGGGGCGGGGCGGGCGCCGAAGCCTTCGTGCGGCAGCTCTGCTGGCGCGACTTCCACCACCAGGCCCTCGCCGCGCGCCCCGGCGTCGCCGTCGACGACTACCGCCCGCGGGACGACGAATGGCGGCGCGGCAAGGAGGCCGAGGCCGACCTCCGGGCGTGGAAGGAAGGCCGTACCGGGTATCCCGTCGTGGACGCGGCCATGCGCCAACTCGCCCACGAGGGTTGGATGCACAACCGGGGGCGGCTGCTCACCGCCTCCTTCCTGACCAAGACGCTGTACGTCGACTGGCGTGCCGGCGCCAGGCACTTCCTGGACCTCCTGGTCGACGGCGACATCGCCGACAACCAGCTCAACTGGCAGTGGGTGGCCGGCACGGGCACCGACACCCGCCCCAACCGGGTACTCAATCCCGTCACCCAGGGCAAGCGGTACGACCCCGAGGGGGCGTACGTGCGGCGATGGGTGCCGGAACTCGAGGGACTCGAAGCCCGCGCGGTCCATGAGCCGTGGAAGCTGGCCGGCCCGGAACGGGCCCGGTACGACTATCCCGACCCCTTGATCGGACTGCCCGAGGGACTGGCCCGCTTCCGTCGCGCACGAGCTCTGGACTGA
- a CDS encoding molybdopterin-dependent oxidoreductase → MTLSESPREPTRTDRLLGALGGLVAGYVSLAVAEVVAAWVRPEAGPVTAVGGAVIDLTPAAVKEWAIRSFGTSDKAVLLTGILTILALLAAAIGVLALRNRPAGVAGVLSLGFVGALAAAGRPDSDSAVDMLPSLLGAVAGAVLLYVMIGHLLARRPSAAPERAARASRRSFLLTAAVTVVAATGAAALGRALGGARHEDAVASRTALRLPRPASAAPAVPRGAQLDVPGIGPFITPNEDFYRIDTALVVPKVDADSWRLRIHGLGVDGERTLTLQDLLRRTVIERDITLACVSNEIGGPLVGNARWLGVRLADLLREAGVRPPSEGGPADQIVARSVDGMTIGTPVEDVMDGRDALLAFGMNGEPLPFDHGFPVRMLVPGLYGYVSACKWIEDIELTTFDAYDAYWVRGGWAPEAPVKTQSRIDTPRSLARLDEGTVMIAGVAWAQHRGIERVQVRVDDGPWQDARLAAEDSRDTWRQWVYPWQATPGRHDLSVRATDGAGVTQAERRTDPMPDGASGWHTIAVTVEAVE, encoded by the coding sequence ATGACCCTCTCCGAGTCCCCGCGCGAGCCCACCCGCACCGATCGCCTCCTCGGCGCGCTCGGCGGGCTCGTCGCCGGGTACGTCTCCCTCGCCGTCGCCGAAGTAGTCGCCGCCTGGGTCCGCCCCGAGGCGGGCCCCGTCACGGCCGTCGGGGGAGCGGTCATCGACCTCACCCCGGCTGCGGTCAAGGAATGGGCGATCCGGAGCTTCGGCACGAGCGACAAGGCCGTCCTCCTGACGGGCATCCTCACGATCCTCGCGCTCCTGGCCGCGGCCATCGGCGTGCTGGCGCTGCGGAACCGGCCGGCCGGGGTCGCGGGCGTGCTCTCCCTCGGCTTCGTCGGCGCGCTCGCCGCCGCGGGGCGCCCGGACTCCGACTCCGCGGTCGACATGCTCCCCTCGCTGCTCGGCGCGGTGGCCGGCGCGGTGCTGCTGTACGTGATGATCGGCCACCTGCTCGCCCGACGGCCCTCGGCCGCACCGGAACGGGCCGCCCGCGCGAGCCGCCGGAGCTTCCTCCTGACGGCCGCCGTCACGGTCGTCGCGGCGACGGGCGCGGCGGCGCTCGGCCGGGCGCTCGGCGGCGCCCGCCACGAGGACGCCGTGGCCTCCCGTACCGCGCTCCGGCTGCCCCGGCCGGCGTCCGCCGCACCGGCCGTCCCGCGCGGTGCACAACTCGACGTCCCCGGCATCGGCCCCTTCATCACCCCGAACGAGGACTTCTACCGGATCGACACCGCACTCGTCGTCCCCAAGGTCGACGCCGACAGTTGGCGGCTGCGGATCCACGGCCTGGGCGTCGACGGTGAACGCACCCTCACCCTTCAGGATCTCCTCCGCCGCACCGTGATCGAGCGCGACATCACCCTCGCCTGTGTCTCCAACGAGATCGGCGGACCCCTCGTCGGAAACGCCCGCTGGCTGGGCGTCCGGCTCGCCGACCTGCTCCGTGAGGCGGGTGTCCGACCGCCGTCCGAGGGCGGCCCGGCCGACCAGATCGTCGCCCGCTCCGTCGACGGCATGACGATCGGCACCCCGGTCGAGGACGTGATGGACGGCCGCGACGCGCTCCTCGCCTTCGGGATGAACGGCGAGCCCCTGCCCTTCGACCACGGCTTCCCCGTCCGGATGCTCGTCCCGGGCCTCTACGGCTACGTCTCCGCCTGCAAATGGATCGAGGACATCGAGCTCACCACCTTCGACGCCTACGACGCGTACTGGGTGCGCGGGGGCTGGGCACCCGAGGCGCCGGTCAAGACCCAGTCGAGGATCGACACCCCGCGCTCCCTCGCCCGCCTCGACGAGGGCACCGTGATGATCGCCGGGGTGGCCTGGGCCCAGCACCGGGGCATCGAGCGCGTCCAGGTACGTGTCGACGACGGCCCCTGGCAGGACGCGCGGCTCGCCGCCGAGGACAGCCGGGACACCTGGCGCCAGTGGGTGTACCCGTGGCAGGCCACCCCCGGCCGTCACGACCTCTCCGTCCGGGCCACCGACGGCGCCGGCGTCACCCAGGCCGAGCGCCGCACCGACCCGATGCCCGACGGGGCCAGCGGGTGGCACACCATCGCGGTCACGGTCGAAGCCGTCGAATGA
- a CDS encoding DUF6381 family protein, with product MTGHDSGGREGGGREGEAAHAHAQYQRDKAEHLLQRARRSTDPAEAARLREQGERLKERSERALSEEHEPRPDDLHERYPG from the coding sequence ATGACCGGACACGACAGCGGCGGACGGGAAGGCGGCGGACGCGAGGGCGAGGCCGCCCACGCCCATGCCCAGTACCAGCGCGACAAGGCGGAGCACCTTCTCCAGCGGGCACGGCGCAGCACCGACCCCGCGGAGGCCGCCCGCCTGCGGGAGCAGGGGGAACGGCTCAAGGAGCGCAGCGAACGGGCCCTGAGCGAGGAGCACGAACCCCGGCCCGACGATCTCCACGAGAGGTACCCCGGCTAG
- a CDS encoding cellulase family glycosylhydrolase: MTSARSARLHLRSLGAAGTAVTALLLGLAAAPPTAVAAPVTHEAETATVSGGAVESNHTGFTGSGFVNYENDGGSYVQWNVNAAQAGTATLTLRYANGTTANRPMDISVNGAVAASGKAFAGTGAWTTWTTTTVTANLKAGANTIRATATTANGGPNVDHLKVDTAVPVADTPAAINGQLKVCGTKLCNQYGKPIQLRGMSSHGTQWYSQCLTGGSLDALAKDWKADVLRVSTYVQEDGYETDPRKYTDLAHSLIEQATARGMYVIVDWHMLDPGDPHYNLARAKTFFTEIAQRHGAKTNLLYEIANEPSGVAWSRIKSYAEQLIPVIRANDAETPILVGTRAWSSLGVSEGADESEIVANPVNAANIMYTFHFYAYSHRDEYLNTLSRTADKLPVFVTEFGTQNYAGEGANDFAMTQRFLDLMAAKKISWVNWNFSDDNRSGAVFNVGTCGNNGPWAGTGSLKPAGVWIRDRIRTADDFPTS; the protein is encoded by the coding sequence ATGACATCGGCACGATCGGCACGTCTCCATCTGCGCTCACTGGGCGCCGCCGGCACCGCGGTGACCGCCCTGCTCCTCGGCCTCGCCGCCGCACCGCCAACGGCGGTGGCCGCCCCCGTCACCCATGAGGCCGAGACCGCCACGGTCTCCGGCGGCGCCGTCGAGTCCAACCACACCGGCTTCACGGGCTCGGGATTCGTCAACTACGAAAACGACGGTGGCAGTTACGTCCAGTGGAACGTCAACGCTGCCCAGGCCGGCACCGCGACGCTCACGCTGCGCTACGCCAACGGCACCACCGCCAACCGCCCCATGGACATCTCCGTCAACGGCGCGGTCGCGGCCTCCGGCAAGGCCTTCGCGGGCACCGGTGCCTGGACCACCTGGACCACCACCACCGTCACCGCCAACCTCAAGGCCGGCGCCAACACGATCCGCGCCACCGCCACCACCGCGAACGGCGGCCCCAACGTCGACCATCTCAAGGTCGACACCGCCGTGCCCGTCGCCGACACACCGGCCGCGATCAACGGTCAGCTGAAGGTCTGCGGCACCAAGCTCTGCAACCAGTACGGCAAGCCCATCCAGTTGCGCGGCATGTCCAGCCACGGCACCCAGTGGTACAGCCAGTGTCTGACAGGCGGCTCGCTCGACGCGCTCGCCAAGGACTGGAAGGCCGACGTCCTGCGCGTCTCCACCTACGTCCAGGAGGACGGGTACGAGACCGACCCGCGCAAGTACACCGACCTCGCCCACTCGCTCATCGAGCAGGCCACCGCGCGCGGCATGTACGTGATCGTCGACTGGCACATGCTCGACCCCGGCGACCCGCACTACAACCTCGCCCGGGCCAAGACCTTCTTCACCGAGATCGCCCAGCGCCACGGCGCCAAGACCAACCTGCTCTACGAGATCGCCAACGAGCCCAGCGGCGTCGCCTGGTCCCGGATCAAGAGCTACGCCGAACAGCTGATCCCCGTCATCCGCGCCAACGACGCCGAGACCCCGATCCTCGTCGGCACGCGCGCGTGGTCCTCGCTCGGTGTGTCCGAGGGCGCCGACGAGTCCGAGATCGTCGCGAACCCGGTGAACGCCGCCAACATCATGTACACCTTCCACTTCTACGCGTACTCGCACCGCGACGAGTACCTGAACACCCTCTCCCGCACCGCCGACAAGCTGCCCGTCTTCGTCACCGAGTTCGGCACCCAGAACTACGCGGGTGAGGGCGCCAACGACTTCGCGATGACCCAGCGGTTCCTCGACCTCATGGCAGCCAAGAAGATCAGCTGGGTCAACTGGAACTTCTCCGACGACAACCGCAGCGGAGCCGTCTTCAACGTCGGCACCTGCGGCAACAACGGGCCGTGGGCCGGAACGGGCTCCCTCAAGCCGGCCGGTGTCTGGATCCGCGACCGCATCAGGACGGCCGACGACTTCCCCACCTCCTGA
- the nadE gene encoding ammonia-dependent NAD(+) synthetase — MTDAASTATQQQIARELEVSPTFDPLAEIERRVAFLAARLTSTGLRALVLGISGGVDSTTAGRLCQLAVERARDAGHDATFYAMRLPYGVQADEKDAQLALGFIAADRVLTVDVKPSSDAALYAALAGGVTFRDAHHQDFVQGNIKARQRMIAQYAVAGAHDGLVVGTDHAAEAVSGFFTKYGDGAADVVPLTGLTKRRVRAVAEALGAPSELVWKTPTADLETLDPGKPDEDALGVTYDDIDDFLEGKPVAEAAFASIVRRYELTDHKRRLPIAP, encoded by the coding sequence GTGACCGACGCGGCGTCCACCGCCACGCAGCAGCAGATCGCCCGGGAACTCGAGGTTTCCCCGACGTTCGACCCGCTCGCCGAGATCGAACGCCGGGTGGCCTTCCTCGCCGCGCGCCTCACCTCCACGGGGCTGCGCGCCCTGGTACTCGGGATCAGCGGCGGCGTCGACTCCACGACCGCGGGCCGGCTCTGCCAGCTGGCCGTCGAGCGGGCCCGCGACGCCGGCCACGACGCCACCTTCTACGCGATGCGACTGCCCTACGGCGTCCAGGCCGACGAGAAGGACGCCCAGCTCGCGCTGGGCTTCATCGCCGCCGACCGGGTCCTGACCGTGGACGTCAAGCCGTCGAGCGACGCCGCCCTCTACGCCGCCCTGGCCGGCGGCGTGACCTTCCGGGACGCCCACCACCAGGACTTCGTCCAGGGCAACATCAAGGCCCGCCAGCGGATGATCGCGCAGTACGCCGTCGCCGGCGCCCACGACGGCCTCGTCGTCGGCACCGACCACGCCGCCGAGGCCGTCTCCGGCTTCTTCACCAAGTACGGCGACGGCGCGGCCGACGTCGTACCGCTGACCGGTCTGACCAAGCGCCGTGTCCGCGCCGTCGCCGAGGCGCTCGGGGCCCCCTCCGAACTGGTGTGGAAGACGCCCACGGCCGACCTGGAGACCCTCGACCCGGGCAAGCCCGACGAGGACGCGCTCGGGGTCACGTACGACGACATCGACGACTTCCTGGAGGGCAAGCCGGTCGCCGAGGCCGCCTTCGCCTCGATCGTCCGCCGCTACGAGCTCACCGACCACAAGCGCCGGCTCCCGATCGCTCCCTGA